Within the Thermus albus genome, the region CGATGGGGCCTTGGCCCTCACCGTGGCCAGCCACAACTCCTTGGCCACGGGGCACATCCTCCTGGCGGGGAACGAGGAGCAGAAGAGGACCTTCCTACCCAAGCTGGCCTCGGGGGAGGCCCTGGGGGCCTGGGGGCTCACGGAGCCGGGGGCGGGGTCGGATGCCGCCGCCCTAAGGACCCGGGCGGAGGCGGTGGCCGGAGGGTATGTTCTGAACGGAACCAAGCAGTTCATCACCCAGGGGAGCGTGGCCGGGGTCTACGTGATCGTGGCCCGCACCGACCCCCCGCCAAGCCCGGAGAAGAAGCACCTGGGCATCTCCGCCTTCGCCTTCTTCCGCCCCGAGAGGGGCCTGCGCATCGGCCGCAAGGAGGAGAAGCTGGGCCTTGCGGCCTCCGACACCGCCCAGCTCCTCCTGGAGGACCTCTTTGTCCAGGAGGAAGGCCTTTTGGGGGAGCGGGGCAAGGGGTTTTACCACGTGCTTCAGGTGTTGGATGGGGGAAGGATTGGGATCGCCGCCATGGCGGTGGGCCTGGGGAGGGCGGCCTTGGACTATGCCCTGCGCTACGCCAAGGAGCGGGAGGCCTTCGGCAGGCCCATCGCCGAGTACCAGGGGGTTTCCTTCAAGCTGGCGGAGGCGGCCACGGAGCTGGAGGCGGCAAGGCTTCTTTACCTAAAGGCGGCGGAGCTTAAGGATGCGGGGAGGCCCTTTACCCTCGAGGCCGCCCAGGCCAAGTTCTTCGCCAGCGAGGTGGCGGTAAGGGCCTGCGACGAGGCCATCCAGGTCCTTGGGGGGTACGGCTACATCAAGGACTACCCCGTGGAGCGCTACTGGCGGGATGCCCGCCTAACCCGCATCGGGGAGGGGACCAGCGAGATCCTGAAGCTCATCATTGCCCGGCGCCTTCTAGCGTCGGTGTGAAGGTTAGGGTCTTGGGGGCCTTCAGGGCCAGCTGGCCGCAGGCCGCCCCCACGTCCTGCCCCCGGCTAAAGCGGATGGAGGTGGGAATCCCCTGGCGCCTCAGCTCCTCGGCGAAGGCCAGGATGCCGGGCCTGGGGGTGCCCTCCACCGGGGCCCCTTCCCATGGGTTAAAGGGGATCAGGTTCACGTGGGCGCTGATGCCCTTAAGGAGCTTGGCGAGAAGCCGGGCCTGCCAAGGGTGGTCATTTAGGCCCTTGAGGAGGGTGTATTCAAAGGTAACGCGCCTTTTGGTCTTGGCGTAGTAGTGGCGCACCGCCTTAAGGATCTCCGCCACGGAGTAGCGATGGGCGGTGGGGATGATCCTTCTTCTGGTTTCGTCGTCGGGGGCGTGGAGGGAAAGGGCAAGCCGCACCCCTAAGTCCTCCTCCGCCAGGCGGTAAATGCCCTTGGGGATGCCCACGGTGGAAAGGGTGATGCGCCTTGGGCTCATGGCCAGGCCCTTGGGGTGGAGCATGGTACGCACCGCCTTTAGCACGTTCTCCAGGTTCAAAAGGGGCTCCCCCATGCCCATGAGGACCACGTTGCGGATATCCCGGGGAGGGATGCCCTGGTGGTGGGCGATGGCCAGGAGCTGGGAGAGGATTTCCCCTGCCGTGAGGTTGCGGCCAAAGCCCAAGGCCCCGGTGGCGCAGAAGGTGCACCCGGCCGGGCAGCCCACCATGCTGGAGAGGCAGACGGTCTTGCGGTTCTCGTAGGGCATGTAGACCGCCTCGGTTTTCTTCCCGTCCAGCAGGGTGAAGAGGTACTTTACGCTTCTGTCCTGGCTTGGGTAGGCCTCCACCAAGGCGAACTCGGAGATGCGCCACTCCTGGGCCAAGGCCTCCCGGAGGGCCTTGGGCAGGTCGGTCATCTCGGAGAAGTCCAAAGCCCCCCGGGCATAGAGCCAGTGGGCGATCTGGGCCTTGCGGTAACCCTCACCGGGGAGCTCCTCGGGAAAGAGCTCCAAAATGGGCCTCATGCTACCCCCTCGTGGTTCTCCCAAAGCCTGGGGTGGGCCAGGCTGAGGTGGTCTCGCCGGTTCAGGGCCCCGGTGCCGGGTGCGGGTGCCTCCCCCACCGGGTAAGGGGCGGTTTCGTAGGGCCAGGGCCGCTCGGTCACCTTTCCATTGTAGGGGCTGGGAAAGGGTTGTGCCCAGGGGTCTCACCGTAACCGTCCATACCCTAGCCCCAAGCCCAGGAGGAGAAGGAGCACCCCCAAGGGCCGAGGTCGGGCGAGGATGCCAAGAAAGGCACCGAAAAGGAGAAGCCCAAGCCCCACCTTCTTGCGCCCTTGCCGGTAGGCCCGGCCCGAAAGGAACCCCAAAAGGAGGGGCAGGGCCCAAAGCGCCAGAAGGAGGAGGCCCAGGATGAAGGAAAAGGAAGCCATGGGTGGGGGGATTTTACCAGGGGAACCCCTGACGGCAAGGCCAGGGGGTGCTATAGCCGGTGTTCCTCTATGGAGAAGCCCTCCACCCAGAAGCTCCCGTCGGGGCGGTGTTCCTTTTTCCAGACGGGAAGGACCTGCTTCACCCGGTCTATGGCGTACTGGCAGGCGGCGAAGGCCTCCTTGCGGTGCCGGGCCGAGACCACGATGGCGATGGAGGCCTCCCCGGGGTCCACCCGGCCTAGGCGGTGCCAAAGGGCCACCCGGCCCAAGGGAAAGCGGGCCCGCATCTCCCCGATGATCTCCGCCATGACCTTCTCCGCCATCCCGGGGTAGGCCTCGTACTCCAAAAAGGCCACCTCCTCCCCCCGGTTGGGGCTCCGGGTGGTGCCGAGGAAGCTCACCACCGCCCCGTACTCGGGAGCCGTGGCCCAGTCCACCAGGGCCTTTAGGTCCAAGGGGTCGTGGGTGAGGCCAAAGGAGTCCTGCCCTCCGGAAACCGGGGGCAAAAAGGCCACCTCGTCCCCTTCCTTTAGGGGGGTCTCCCCTTGGGCCAGGGTCTGGTTCACTGCCGCCATGCCGCCATCCAACCTTAGGCTGGGGAAGCGCTCCTCCAAAGCTTCCTTGGCGTGCCGCACCTGGGCGCCTTCGGGCAAGTCCAGGAATAGGCGGTCGGTGCCCGCCTGTTCCCGGTAAAGGGCAAAAAGCCGCAC harbors:
- the moaD gene encoding molybdopterin converting factor subunit 1, with the translated sequence MRVEVRLFALYREQAGTDRLFLDLPEGAQVRHAKEALEERFPSLRLDGGMAAVNQTLAQGETPLKEGDEVAFLPPVSGGQDSFGLTHDPLDLKALVDWATAPEYGAVVSFLGTTRSPNRGEEVAFLEYEAYPGMAEKVMAEIIGEMRARFPLGRVALWHRLGRVDPGEASIAIVVSARHRKEAFAACQYAIDRVKQVLPVWKKEHRPDGSFWVEGFSIEEHRL
- a CDS encoding acyl-CoA dehydrogenase family protein, with the translated sequence MELWFEESREERAVLGPFREFLRAEVAPGAAERDRTGAFPFELVGKLAQFGVFGATVPEAYGGAGLTSRLFARMVEEIAYYDGALALTVASHNSLATGHILLAGNEEQKRTFLPKLASGEALGAWGLTEPGAGSDAAALRTRAEAVAGGYVLNGTKQFITQGSVAGVYVIVARTDPPPSPEKKHLGISAFAFFRPERGLRIGRKEEKLGLAASDTAQLLLEDLFVQEEGLLGERGKGFYHVLQVLDGGRIGIAAMAVGLGRAALDYALRYAKEREAFGRPIAEYQGVSFKLAEAATELEAARLLYLKAAELKDAGRPFTLEAAQAKFFASEVAVRACDEAIQVLGGYGYIKDYPVERYWRDARLTRIGEGTSEILKLIIARRLLASV
- the rlmN gene encoding 23S rRNA (adenine(2503)-C(2))-methyltransferase RlmN, producing MRPILELFPEELPGEGYRKAQIAHWLYARGALDFSEMTDLPKALREALAQEWRISEFALVEAYPSQDRSVKYLFTLLDGKKTEAVYMPYENRKTVCLSSMVGCPAGCTFCATGALGFGRNLTAGEILSQLLAIAHHQGIPPRDIRNVVLMGMGEPLLNLENVLKAVRTMLHPKGLAMSPRRITLSTVGIPKGIYRLAEEDLGVRLALSLHAPDDETRRRIIPTAHRYSVAEILKAVRHYYAKTKRRVTFEYTLLKGLNDHPWQARLLAKLLKGISAHVNLIPFNPWEGAPVEGTPRPGILAFAEELRRQGIPTSIRFSRGQDVGAACGQLALKAPKTLTFTPTLEGAGQ